One stretch of Vulpes lagopus strain Blue_001 chromosome X, ASM1834538v1, whole genome shotgun sequence DNA includes these proteins:
- the TSPYL2 gene encoding testis-specific Y-encoded-like protein 2 isoform X2 — MDRQDEGPPAKARRLSSSEPTQLDQLPPPPPPPLLRLPLPPPEQRPRLREETEAAQVLADMRGVGLGPTLPPPPPYVILEEGGIRAYFTLGAGGPGWEPAMESGYGEAPPPTESLETFSPSEASGGSLEIDFQVMEPSSFAGEKALETCSAEEWGYQGLAGPRGREEAIILVEDDDEDEKESVRKRRRRRKRKQRKVKKESKERNAEKIECILQALENIQLDLEAVNIKAGKAFLRLKRKFIQMRRPFLERRDLIIQHIPGFWVKAFLNHPKISILINQRDEDIFRYLTNLQVQDLRHISMGYKMKLYFQTNPYFTNMVIVKEFQRNRSGRLVSHSTPIRWHRGQEPQARRHRNQDTNHSFFSWFSNHSLPEADRIAEIIKNDLWVNPLRYYMMGEGGYRANRKKQEKEESKNRDKCEVVILEDSDDYHVMEDIISVPSDSDGITDNETIHDIKISDFMETTDCFETTDNEITDISESLCDSESPDHNETTDNESPDDSETTDNNESSDDNENTDNSQSSENPDDNNENPEDNTDDNEENTDDNDENPDGDDENPKGDNHGSNGNNQDSSDSDNEGDNEGSDDEDNDGNEGDNEGSDDDGNEGDNEGSDDDDRDIEDYKNNIDDPDKDQDNSNKQDDYEDEVENISEESSVEEEEEGSEEDSEQEGEESDNEEGSDEEEGIEEDSEGGEDSEGSDMEEVLQVQNVWANPGKRGKTG; from the exons ATGGACCGCCAGGATGAGGGGCCTCCAGCCAAGGCCCGCCGCCTGAGTAGCTCAGAGCCCACTCAGCTCGACCAGctgccgcccccgccgccgcctccgctcCTGCGACTGCCCCTGCCTCCACCGGAGCAGCGCCCGAGGCTCCGGGAGGAAACCGAGGCAGCACAGGTGCTGGCTGACATGAGGGGGGTGGGACTGGGCCCCACtctgcccccgccgccgccctaTGTCattctggaggagggagggatccGCGCATACTTCACCCTGGGTGCTGGGGGTCCCGGCTGGGAGCCAGCGATGGAGTCAGGGTACGGGGAGGCGCCCCCTCCCACGGAGAGCCTAGAAACATTCTCTCCTTCGGAGGCTTCTGGGGGAAGTCTGGAGATTGACTTTCAGGTTATGGAGCCCAGCAGTTTTGCTGGAGAGAAGGCCCTAGAAACCTGTAGCGCAGAGGAGTGGGGGTACCAGGGGTTAGCTGGTccgagggggagggaagaggctaTCATCTTAGTGGAAGATGACGACGAGGATGAAAAGGAAAgtgtgaggaagaggaggaggaggaggaagaggaagcagaggaaggtgAAGAAGGAGAGCAAGGAGAGAAATGCCGAGAAGATAGAGTGCATCCTGCAGGCACTGGAAAACATTCAACTGGACCTGGAGGCGGTGAACATCAAAGCAGGCAAGGCCTTCCTCCGTCTGAAGCGCAAGTTCATCCAGATGCGAAGACCCTTCCTGGAGCGCAGAGACCTCATCATCCAACATATCCCAGGCTTCTGGGTCAAAGCA TTCCTCAACCACCCCAAAATTTCAATCTTGATCAACCAACGAGATGAAGACATTTTCCGCTACTTGACCAATCTGCAG GTACAGGATCTCAGACATATCTCCATGGGCTACAAGATGAAGCTGTACTTCCAGACAAACCCCTACTTCACAAACATGGTGATTGTCAAGGAGTTCCAGCGCAACCGCTCGG GCCGGCTGGTGTCTCACTCTACCCCAATCCGCTGGCACCGGggccaggagccccaggcccGCAGGCACAGGAACCAGGACACCAACCACAGCTTCTTCAGCTGGTTCTCAAATCATAGCCTCCCAGAGGCTGACAGGATTGCTGAG ATTATCAAAAATGACCTGTGGGTTAACCCTCTGCGCTACTACATGATGGGAGAAGGGGGCTACAGGGCAAacagaaagaagcaagaaaaggaagaaag TAAAAACAGGGACAAGTGTGAGGTAGTGATCCTGGAAGACTCTGATGACTATCATGTAATGGAAGACATTATCAGCGTGCCCTCAGACAGTGATGGTATCACCGACAATGAGACCATTCATGACATCAAGATCTCTGACTTCATGGAGACCACCGACTGCTTTGAGACTACTGACAATGAGATAACTGACATTAGCGAGAGCCTCTGTGACAGTGAGAGCCCTGACCACAATGAGACCACTGACAACGAGAGTCCTGATGACAGTGAGACCACTGATAATAATGAGAGCTCTGATGACAATGAGAACACTGACAACAGTCAGTCATCAGAGAATCCTGATGACAACAATGAGAACCCTGAAGACAACACTGATGACAATGAAGAGAATACTGATGACAATGATGAGAACCCTGATGGTGATGATGAGAACCCCAAAGGTGACAACCATGGCAGCAACGGCAACAACCAGGACAGCAGCGACAGTGACAATGAAGGAGACAATGAGGGCAGTGATGATGAAGATAATGACGGCAATGAAGGCGATAACGAAGGCAGTGATGATGATGGCAATGAAGGTGACAATGAAGGCAGTGACGATGACGACAGAGACATTGAAGATTACAAGAATAACATTGATGACCCTGACAAGGATCAAGATAACAGCAACAAACAGGATGACTATGAGGATGAGGTAGAGAACATCTCTGAAGAATCATcagtggaggaagaggaagagggcagTGAGGAAG ACAGCGAACAAGAAGGTGAGGAGAGTGATAATGAGGAAGGAAGTGATGAGGAGGAGGGGATTGAAGAAGACTCAGAAGGAGGGGAAGACTCTGAAGGTTCCGACATGGAGGAGGTGCTTCAGGTCCAGAACGTTTGGGCCAACCCGGGGAAGAGGGGCAAAACTGGATAA
- the TSPYL2 gene encoding testis-specific Y-encoded-like protein 2 isoform X1: MDRQDEGPPAKARRLSSSEPTQLDQLPPPPPPPLLRLPLPPPEQRPRLREETEAAQVLADMRGVGLGPTLPPPPPYVILEEGGIRAYFTLGAGGPGWEPAMESGYGEAPPPTESLETFSPSEASGGSLEIDFQVMEPSSFAGEKALETCSAEEWGYQGLAGPRGREEAIILVEDDDEDEKESVRKRRRRRKRKQRKVKKESKERNAEKIECILQALENIQLDLEAVNIKAGKAFLRLKRKFIQMRRPFLERRDLIIQHIPGFWVKAFLNHPKISILINQRDEDIFRYLTNLQVQDLRHISMGYKMKLYFQTNPYFTNMVIVKEFQRNRSGRLVSHSTPIRWHRGQEPQARRHRNQDTNHSFFSWFSNHSLPEADRIAEIIKNDLWVNPLRYYMMGEGGYRANRKKQEKEERLLHSKNRDKCEVVILEDSDDYHVMEDIISVPSDSDGITDNETIHDIKISDFMETTDCFETTDNEITDISESLCDSESPDHNETTDNESPDDSETTDNNESSDDNENTDNSQSSENPDDNNENPEDNTDDNEENTDDNDENPDGDDENPKGDNHGSNGNNQDSSDSDNEGDNEGSDDEDNDGNEGDNEGSDDDGNEGDNEGSDDDDRDIEDYKNNIDDPDKDQDNSNKQDDYEDEVENISEESSVEEEEEGSEEDSEQEGEESDNEEGSDEEEGIEEDSEGGEDSEGSDMEEVLQVQNVWANPGKRGKTG; encoded by the exons ATGGACCGCCAGGATGAGGGGCCTCCAGCCAAGGCCCGCCGCCTGAGTAGCTCAGAGCCCACTCAGCTCGACCAGctgccgcccccgccgccgcctccgctcCTGCGACTGCCCCTGCCTCCACCGGAGCAGCGCCCGAGGCTCCGGGAGGAAACCGAGGCAGCACAGGTGCTGGCTGACATGAGGGGGGTGGGACTGGGCCCCACtctgcccccgccgccgccctaTGTCattctggaggagggagggatccGCGCATACTTCACCCTGGGTGCTGGGGGTCCCGGCTGGGAGCCAGCGATGGAGTCAGGGTACGGGGAGGCGCCCCCTCCCACGGAGAGCCTAGAAACATTCTCTCCTTCGGAGGCTTCTGGGGGAAGTCTGGAGATTGACTTTCAGGTTATGGAGCCCAGCAGTTTTGCTGGAGAGAAGGCCCTAGAAACCTGTAGCGCAGAGGAGTGGGGGTACCAGGGGTTAGCTGGTccgagggggagggaagaggctaTCATCTTAGTGGAAGATGACGACGAGGATGAAAAGGAAAgtgtgaggaagaggaggaggaggaggaagaggaagcagaggaaggtgAAGAAGGAGAGCAAGGAGAGAAATGCCGAGAAGATAGAGTGCATCCTGCAGGCACTGGAAAACATTCAACTGGACCTGGAGGCGGTGAACATCAAAGCAGGCAAGGCCTTCCTCCGTCTGAAGCGCAAGTTCATCCAGATGCGAAGACCCTTCCTGGAGCGCAGAGACCTCATCATCCAACATATCCCAGGCTTCTGGGTCAAAGCA TTCCTCAACCACCCCAAAATTTCAATCTTGATCAACCAACGAGATGAAGACATTTTCCGCTACTTGACCAATCTGCAG GTACAGGATCTCAGACATATCTCCATGGGCTACAAGATGAAGCTGTACTTCCAGACAAACCCCTACTTCACAAACATGGTGATTGTCAAGGAGTTCCAGCGCAACCGCTCGG GCCGGCTGGTGTCTCACTCTACCCCAATCCGCTGGCACCGGggccaggagccccaggcccGCAGGCACAGGAACCAGGACACCAACCACAGCTTCTTCAGCTGGTTCTCAAATCATAGCCTCCCAGAGGCTGACAGGATTGCTGAG ATTATCAAAAATGACCTGTGGGTTAACCCTCTGCGCTACTACATGATGGGAGAAGGGGGCTACAGGGCAAacagaaagaagcaagaaaaggaagaaag GCTTCTCCACAGTAAAAACAGGGACAAGTGTGAGGTAGTGATCCTGGAAGACTCTGATGACTATCATGTAATGGAAGACATTATCAGCGTGCCCTCAGACAGTGATGGTATCACCGACAATGAGACCATTCATGACATCAAGATCTCTGACTTCATGGAGACCACCGACTGCTTTGAGACTACTGACAATGAGATAACTGACATTAGCGAGAGCCTCTGTGACAGTGAGAGCCCTGACCACAATGAGACCACTGACAACGAGAGTCCTGATGACAGTGAGACCACTGATAATAATGAGAGCTCTGATGACAATGAGAACACTGACAACAGTCAGTCATCAGAGAATCCTGATGACAACAATGAGAACCCTGAAGACAACACTGATGACAATGAAGAGAATACTGATGACAATGATGAGAACCCTGATGGTGATGATGAGAACCCCAAAGGTGACAACCATGGCAGCAACGGCAACAACCAGGACAGCAGCGACAGTGACAATGAAGGAGACAATGAGGGCAGTGATGATGAAGATAATGACGGCAATGAAGGCGATAACGAAGGCAGTGATGATGATGGCAATGAAGGTGACAATGAAGGCAGTGACGATGACGACAGAGACATTGAAGATTACAAGAATAACATTGATGACCCTGACAAGGATCAAGATAACAGCAACAAACAGGATGACTATGAGGATGAGGTAGAGAACATCTCTGAAGAATCATcagtggaggaagaggaagagggcagTGAGGAAG ACAGCGAACAAGAAGGTGAGGAGAGTGATAATGAGGAAGGAAGTGATGAGGAGGAGGGGATTGAAGAAGACTCAGAAGGAGGGGAAGACTCTGAAGGTTCCGACATGGAGGAGGTGCTTCAGGTCCAGAACGTTTGGGCCAACCCGGGGAAGAGGGGCAAAACTGGATAA
- the GPR173 gene encoding probable G-protein coupled receptor 173, giving the protein MANTTGEPEEVSGALSPPSASAYVKLVLLGLIMCVSLAGNAILSLLVLKERALHKAPYYFLLDLCLADGIRSAVCFPFVLASVRHGSSWTFSALSCKIVAFMAVLFCFHAAFMLFCISVTRYMAIAHHRFYAKRMTLWTCAAVICMAWTLSVAMAFPPVFDVGTYKFIREEDQCIFEHRYFKANDTLGFMLMLAVLMAATHAVYGKLLLFEYRHRKMKPVQMVPAISQNWTFHGPGATGQAAANWIAGFGRGPMPPTLLGIRQNGHAASRRLLGMDEVKGEKQLGRMFYAITLLFLLLWSPYIVACYWRVFVKACAVPHRYLAIAVWMSFAQAAVNPIVCFLLNKDLKKCLRTHAPCWGTGGAPAPREPYCVM; this is encoded by the coding sequence ATGGCCAACACTACTGGAGAGCCCGAAGAGGTGAGCGGCGCACTGTCCCCACCATCGGCATCAGCTTACGTGAAACTGGTGCTGCTGGGACTGATCATGTGCGTAAGCCTGGCAGGCAATGCCATCCTGTCCCTGCTGGTGCTCAAGGAGCGTGCCCTGCACAAGGCTCCTTATTACTTTCTACTGGACCTGTGCCTGGCTGACGGCATACGATCTGCTGTCTGCTTCCCCTTTGTGCTGGCTTCTGTGCGCCACGGCTCCTCATGGACCTTCAGTGCACTCAGCTGCAAGATTGTCGCCTTTATGGCCGTGCTCTTTTGCTTCCATGCGGCCTTCATGCTATTCTGCATCAGTGTCACCCGCTACATGGCCATCGCCCACCACCGCTTCTACGCCAAGCGCATGACACTCTGGACATGCGCAGCTGTCATCTGCATGGCCTGGACCCTGTCTGTGGCCATGGCCTTCCCACCCGTCTTTGATGTGGGCACCTACAAGTTTATCCGTGAGGAGGACCAGTGCATCTTTGAGCATCGCTACTTCAAGGCCAATGACACGCTGGGCTTCATGCTTATGTTGGCTGTGCTCATGGCAGCCACACATGCTGTCTATGGCAAGCTCCTCCTCTTCGAGTATCGTCACCGCAAGATGAAGCCAGTGCAGATGGTGCCAGCCATCAGCCAGAACTGGACATTCCATGGCCCTGGGGCCACCGGCCAGGCTGCTGCCAACTGGATCGCTGGCTTTGGCCGTGGGCCCATGCCACCAACCCTGCTGGGTATTAGGCAGAATGGGCACGCAGCCAGCCGACGGCTCCTGGGCATGGACGAGGTCAAGGGTGAAAAGCAGCTGGGCCGTATGTTCTACGCAATCACACTGCTCTTCTTGCTCCTCTGGTCACCATACATTGTGGCCTGCTACTGGCGAGTGTTTGTGAAAGCCTGTGCCGTGCCCCACCGTTACCTGGCAATCGCTGTTTGGATGAGTTTCGCCCAGGCTGCTGTCAACCCGATCGTCTGCTTCCTGCTCAACAAGGACCTCAAGAAGTGCCTGAGGACTCACGCCCCCTGCTGGGGCACAGGAGGTGCCCCGGCCCCCAGAGAACCCTACTGTGTCATGTGA